A genome region from Camelina sativa cultivar DH55 chromosome 10, Cs, whole genome shotgun sequence includes the following:
- the LOC104718703 gene encoding WAT1-related protein At4g16620, with amino-acid sequence MMKRETLQEVGIIGGLAGAQVIYAGNSELLSHLLSLGIDPLLIVIFCTFASFLLITPLAFLLERKLWPTSLSFKLKTKLVLVALAGVTLFQWLYLEGMKHTSASMATAMPNLCPALIFVIAWAAGMEKVKLSCMYSRVKMGGTVLCVMGAFIMSLMHSTAATSISAKTMPIVPDEVVLDKDKILGCLYLLLAICCLSSSVVLQASILAEFPAPVSMFSIVSLMGGITTVALQYALKGSMEIESASVIGFGHLVGYAMLGGLVSGGGLSFNAWVIKRKGPVIVSIFSPIATVVCVLVSAFTMEESFNLGSFAGMALMFGGLYFVLWAKGKEEDAEGDEIKEDDEESVLRTEFDLQKPLLL; translated from the exons ATGATGAAGAGAGAGACGTTACAAGAAGTAGGGATCATCGGAGGATTGGCCGGAGCTCAGGTGATTTACGCCGGAAACTCGGAGCTACTGAGTCACTTGTTGTCTCTTGGAATTGACCCTCTTCTTATCGTTATCTTCTGCACCTTTGCTTCATTTCTTCTCATCACTCCTCTAGCTTTTCTCCTTGAAAG GAAACTTTGGCCGACAAGTCTAAGTTTCAAGTTGAAGACTAAACTAGTTTTAGTTGCTCTTGCTGG AGTGACTCTGTTCCAGTGGCTATACTTAGAAGGAATGAAACACACCTCTGCATCAATGGCCACAGCTATGCCTAATCTCTGTCCTGCTTTAATTTTTGTCATTGCTTGGGCTGCTGg GATGGAGAAAGTGAAGCTAAGTTGTATGTATAGTAGAGTTAAGATGGGAGGGACAGTGTTGTGTGTGATGGGAGCTTTCATTATGAGCTTAATGCACAGTACTGCTGCTACTTCGATCTCGGCGAAGACTATGCCTATTGTCCCTGACGAAGTCGTTTTAGACAAGGACAAGATCTTAGGTTGCCTCTATCTCCTCCTCGCCATCTGCTGCTTGTCCTCTAGTGTTGTCCTTCAG GCATCCATACTAGCAGAATTTCCGGCGCCTGTATCAATGTTCTCGATAGTATCTTTGATGGGTGGGATCACCACGGTAGCTTTGCAGTATGCTCTTAAAGGAAGTATGGAAATAGAAAGTGCATCAGTCATCGGTTTCGGCCACCTTGTGGGATACGCAATGCTG GGAGGGTTGGTGAGTGGAGGAGGGTTGAGCTTCAATGCATGGGTGATTAAGAGAAAAGGACCAGTGATTGTGTCCATCTTTAGTCCAATTGCTACGGTGGTTTGTGTTCTTGTCTCTGCTTTTACTATGGAAGAGAGTTTCAATCtcggaag CTTTGCGGGAATGGCGTTGATGTTCGGAGGACTCTACTTCGTTCTGTGGGCTAAAGGGAAAGAGGAAGATGCAGAAGGAGATGaaataaaagaagatgatgaagaaagtgtGCTTAGAACAGAGTTTGATCTTCAGAAGCCTCTTTTGCTTTAG
- the LOC104718705 gene encoding zinc finger protein ZAT9-like produces MQNKHKCKLCSKSFCNGRALGGHMKSHLVSSQPSTRKKLADSVLSSSCSSSDGKSLVYGLRENPRKSFRVFNPDPESSTVYNSETETEPESGSPVKKRVRAEVSKKKKKKKKSSKRVCENSKKQKTSHESPEPASSVSDGSPEQDLAMCLMMLSRDSRELEIKPVFASEVVEETKPEKIHFPELRRCMIDLNLPPPQETEAVTVVSAI; encoded by the coding sequence atgcagaacaAACACAAATGCAAGCTCTGTTCCAAGAGTTTCTGTAATGGCAGAGCACTTGGTGGTCACATGAAGTCTCACTTGGTCTCATCCCAACCGTCCACTCGGAAGAAACTCGCTGACTCGGTCCTTTCATCTTCTTGCTCTTCCTCCGACGGTAAATCTCTCGTCTACGGCTTGCGTGAGAACCCGAGGAAGAGCTTCCGGGTCTTTAACCCGGATCCTGAGTCATCCACCGTTTACAACAGTGAGACAGAGACCGAACCTGAGTCCGGATCCCCGGTAAAGAAACGGGTCAGAGCGGAGgtttcaaagaagaagaaaaagaagaaaaagagtagtaagagagtttgtgagaaCTCGAAGAAGCAGAAGACGAGCCACGAGTCACCGGAACCGGCGAGTTCTGTCTCTGATGGTTCTCCGGAACAAGATTTAGCTATGTGTTTGATGATGCTGTCAAGAGATTCAAGAGAGCTTGAGATTAAACCGGTTTTTGCATCGGAGGTAGTAGAAGAGACAAAGCCGGAAAAAATACATTTCCCGGAGCTCCGCCGCTGTATGATAGATCTGAATCTTCCTCCACCGCAAGAAACCGAAGCTGTCACCGTCGTTTCAGCCATATAA